One genomic region from Daphnia magna isolate NIES linkage group LG10, ASM2063170v1.1, whole genome shotgun sequence encodes:
- the LOC116932806 gene encoding mitogen-activated protein kinase kinase kinase kinase 3 isoform X3 codes for MSGSASPGISRRNPQDEYELVQRIGSGTYGDVYKAKRLVTTEWAAIKVIKLEPGDDFTIIQQEILMMKDCQHPNIVAYYGSYLRRDKLWICMEYCGGGSLQDIYHISGALTESQIALMCKETLQGLAYLHSRGKMHRDVKGANILLTDNGDVKLADFGVSAQITATLGKRRSFIGTPYWMAPEVAAVERKGGYDQQCDIWAVGITAIELAELQPPMFDLHPMRALFLMSKSGFKPPVLKEKAKWSADFHNFVKVALTKNPKKRPPAVRLLQHSFLQGNHLNRRLAMELLQQVQSPHTPLRSDSLTEADEDLAIGAAPQRIASKRTKSELFKDDVVLDPSGASGSPAEELWPNSNGAAHHYDVASAWMDNDAANEELHRTLLQNIEEELKARGLATASPPLDPYSSQATLPMSSSREITSAELEDKTATLTLDGAEEADQWLRDNGVLPLDSGPSAAAIVSSEVDPSIPARPPRRRERKKSTPPSPKLTSNGLPPTPKVHMGACFSKVFNGCPLGIHGTATWIHPETRDQHILIAAEEGLYTLNLNQLHDAYVHLLYPRRTIWMVVVKDVLMTLSGKTPHLYRHELIALFSQAHTRHGNRFPLDRLLVPRRLSPSQRVPETRNCLRACVGKNPYNGYRYLCAATPNGIFLMQWYDPLNKFMLLKHYECRLPHPLTEFEMLMSPDMEYPLLCVGVRRGYSSDLRLNVVRLTATEAFLDDGSVPEDIDGLATVLPNREAMDVVCVTPLDKESILVAHDSIVQVVDMQGQATKTRSMKSSAPIKFSFRIEAVVCLSDSILAFHRYGMQGRSLRDGTVTQEITDQSRIYRLLGSDKVVVLSSRSSYQDGNSTSDEGVNLHVLTGHEATY; via the exons ATGAGTGGATCAGCATCGCCAGGCATTAGTCGGAGGAATCCCCAAGATGAATATGAACTGGTTCAGCgtatag GTAGCGGCACATATGGTGATGTCTATAAA GCTAAAAGACTGGTGACAACTGAATGGGCTGCTATCAAAGTAATTAAGCTAGAGCCAG GTGATGATTTCACAATCATTCAACAGGAAATCTTAATGATGAAAGACTGCCAGCATCCAAACATCGTAGCTTACTATGGAAGCTATCTACGTAGGGACAAATTGTGGATTTGCATGGAATACTGTGGAGGTGGATCATTGCAAGATATTTACCATA TATCAGGCGCATTAACCGAAAGCCAAATTGCTTTAATGTGCAAAGAAACATTACAGGGATTGGCTTATCTTCATTCCCGGGGGAAAATGCACAGAGACGTTAAG ggggccaATATCCTTTTAACGGATAATGGTGATGTAAAATTAGCCGACTTTGGGGTCTCTGCCCAAATCACTGCAACTTTGGGGAAGCGCAGGTCCTTTATTGGGACACCGTATTGGATGGCGCCGGAG GTGGCTGCCGTCGAAAGGAAAGGGGGCTACGATCAGCAGTGTGATATTTGGGCTGTTGGTATCACTGCCATCGAATTGGCAGAGTTACAACCGCCCATGTTTGATCTGCACCCGATGAGAGCCCTCTTCCTCATGTCAAAGAGTGGCTTCAAGCCGCCAGTTCTTAAAGAGAAAGCCAAATGGTCTGCTGATTTCCATAACTTTGTTAAAGTTGCATTGACAAAGAATCCCAAAAAGCGACCGCCTGCCGTTCGTCTCTTGCAGCATTCATTTCTACAGG GAAACCATTTGAATCGTCGATTAGCAATGGAATTATTACAACAGGTACAAAGCCCACACACTCCCCTGCGTTCGGATAGCTTGACCGAGGCGGATGAAGACCTGGCCATTGGCGCAGCTCCGCAACGCATCGCGTCCAAACGAACGAAATCGGAATTGTTTA AAGATGACGTAGTACTCGATCCCTCTGGCGCTTCCGGTTCGCCGGCCGAAGAGCTGTGGCCCAATTCCAATGGAGCAGCCCACCATTATGATGTCGCATCAGCCTGGATGGACAATGACGCCGCAAATGAAGAACTTCACAG GACCTTATTGCAGAACATTGAGGAGGAACTCAAGGCAAG AGGCTTGGCAACAGCTAGTCCTCCGTTGGATCCCTACTCTTCGCA AGCAACACTGCCCATGTCTTCGTCGCGTGAAATAACCTCGGCTGAATTGGAAGACAAAACGGCCACGTTAACGTTGGACGGCGCCGAAGAAGCGGATCAATGGCTACGCGACAATG GAGTCCTTCCATTAGACAGCGGCCCAAGTGCTGCCGCTATTGTTTCATCGGAAGTGGATCCATCTATTCCGGCCCGCCCACCGAGAAGGCGAGAACGCAAGAAGAGTACACCGCCGTCACCGAAATTAACGAGCAACGGTCTTCCACCCACGCCCAAAGTGCACATGGGCGCTTGCTTTTCGAAAGTGTTTAACGGCTGCCCTCTCGGCATTCATGGAACGGCAACGTGGATCCACCCAGAAACGCGTGACCAACATATTCTTATTGCTGCCGAAGAGGGTCTTTACACTCTCAATCTTAACCAGCTGCATGATGCCTATGTTCACCTGCTCTACCCCCGTCGCACAATTTGGATGGTTGTTGTTAAAG ATGTCCTAATGACTTTATCGGGGAAGACGCCGCATCTATATCGACATGAACTAATTGCGCTATTTAGTCAAGCTCATACTCGACACGGAAATCGCTTTCCACTTGATCGCTTGCTAGTCCCTCGTCGCTTGTCGCCGTCTCAACGTGTACCCGAAACGAGAAACTGCCTTCGGGCTTGTGTTGGCAAAAATCCGTATAACGGATATCGCTACCTTTGCGCCGCAACGCCAAACGGTATCTTTTTGATGCAGTGGTATGATCCGCTGAACAAATTTATGCTTCTCAAG CACTATGAATGCCGATTACCCCATCCACTCACAGAATTTGAAATGCTGATGAGCCCCGACATGGAATATCCA CTTCTGTGTGTTGGGGTGCGAAGAGGATATTCTTCTGATTTGCGTCTTAACGTTGTACGTTTGACGGCCACCGAAGCCTTCCTGGATGATGGCAGTGTACCCGAAGATATTGATG GTTTGGCCACTGTCTTGCCAAATCGAGAGGCAATGGATGTAGTCTGCGTGACGCCATTGGATAAAGAGTCTATTCTAGTAGCACACGACTCAATCGTCCAAGTGGTAGATATGCAAGGTCAAGCCACAAAAACGCGTTCGATGAAAAGTAGTGCCCCCATCAAATTTAGCTTTCGCATCGAAGCTGTTG tttGCCTGTCTGATAGTATTTTAGCTTTCCATCGCTATGGCATGCAGGGACGTTCGCTTCGCGATGGAACAGTCACGCAAGAGATAACCGATCAGTCAAGAATATATCGGCTTCTTGGATCAGACAA GGTTGTTGTGCTCTCGAGTCGCTCAAGTTATCAAGATGGAAATTCTACTTCGGATGAAGGAGTTAATTTGCATGTTTTAACAGGCCACGAAGCCACGTATTGA
- the LOC116932806 gene encoding mitogen-activated protein kinase kinase kinase kinase 5 isoform X4, which yields MSGSASPGISRRNPQDEYELVQRIGSGTYGDVYKAKRLVTTEWAAIKVIKLEPGDDFTIIQQEILMMKDCQHPNIVAYYGSYLRRDKLWICMEYCGGGSLQDIYHISGALTESQIALMCKETLQGLAYLHSRGKMHRDVKGANILLTDNGDVKLADFGVSAQITATLGKRRSFIGTPYWMAPEVAAVERKGGYDQQCDIWAVGITAIELAELQPPMFDLHPMRALFLMSKSGFKPPVLKEKAKWSADFHNFVKVALTKNPKKRPPAVRLLQHSFLQGNHLNRRLAMELLQQVQSPHTPLRSDSLTEADEDLAIGAAPQRIASKRTKSELFKDDVVLDPSGASGSPAEELWPNSNGAAHHYDVASAWMDNDAANEELHRATLPMSSSREITSAELEDKTATLTLDGAEEADQWLRDNGVLPLDSGPSAAAIVSSEVDPSIPARPPRRRERKKSTPPSPKLTSNGLPPTPKVHMGACFSKVFNGCPLGIHGTATWIHPETRDQHILIAAEEGLYTLNLNQLHDAYVHLLYPRRTIWMVVVKDVLMTLSGKTPHLYRHELIALFSQAHTRHGNRFPLDRLLVPRRLSPSQRVPETRNCLRACVGKNPYNGYRYLCAATPNGIFLMQWYDPLNKFMLLKVLLFVVVSIRGIFDKSVLYSFFFTLQHYECRLPHPLTEFEMLMSPDMEYPLLCVGVRRGYSSDLRLNVVRLTATEAFLDDGSVPEDIDGLATVLPNREAMDVVCVTPLDKESILVAHDSIVQVVDMQGQATKTRSMKSSAPIKFSFRIEAVVCLSDSILAFHRYGMQGRSLRDGTVTQEITDQSRIYRLLGSDKVVVLSSRSSYQDGNSTSDEGVNLHVLTGHEATY from the exons ATGAGTGGATCAGCATCGCCAGGCATTAGTCGGAGGAATCCCCAAGATGAATATGAACTGGTTCAGCgtatag GTAGCGGCACATATGGTGATGTCTATAAA GCTAAAAGACTGGTGACAACTGAATGGGCTGCTATCAAAGTAATTAAGCTAGAGCCAG GTGATGATTTCACAATCATTCAACAGGAAATCTTAATGATGAAAGACTGCCAGCATCCAAACATCGTAGCTTACTATGGAAGCTATCTACGTAGGGACAAATTGTGGATTTGCATGGAATACTGTGGAGGTGGATCATTGCAAGATATTTACCATA TATCAGGCGCATTAACCGAAAGCCAAATTGCTTTAATGTGCAAAGAAACATTACAGGGATTGGCTTATCTTCATTCCCGGGGGAAAATGCACAGAGACGTTAAG ggggccaATATCCTTTTAACGGATAATGGTGATGTAAAATTAGCCGACTTTGGGGTCTCTGCCCAAATCACTGCAACTTTGGGGAAGCGCAGGTCCTTTATTGGGACACCGTATTGGATGGCGCCGGAG GTGGCTGCCGTCGAAAGGAAAGGGGGCTACGATCAGCAGTGTGATATTTGGGCTGTTGGTATCACTGCCATCGAATTGGCAGAGTTACAACCGCCCATGTTTGATCTGCACCCGATGAGAGCCCTCTTCCTCATGTCAAAGAGTGGCTTCAAGCCGCCAGTTCTTAAAGAGAAAGCCAAATGGTCTGCTGATTTCCATAACTTTGTTAAAGTTGCATTGACAAAGAATCCCAAAAAGCGACCGCCTGCCGTTCGTCTCTTGCAGCATTCATTTCTACAGG GAAACCATTTGAATCGTCGATTAGCAATGGAATTATTACAACAGGTACAAAGCCCACACACTCCCCTGCGTTCGGATAGCTTGACCGAGGCGGATGAAGACCTGGCCATTGGCGCAGCTCCGCAACGCATCGCGTCCAAACGAACGAAATCGGAATTGTTTA AAGATGACGTAGTACTCGATCCCTCTGGCGCTTCCGGTTCGCCGGCCGAAGAGCTGTGGCCCAATTCCAATGGAGCAGCCCACCATTATGATGTCGCATCAGCCTGGATGGACAATGACGCCGCAAATGAAGAACTTCACAG AGCAACACTGCCCATGTCTTCGTCGCGTGAAATAACCTCGGCTGAATTGGAAGACAAAACGGCCACGTTAACGTTGGACGGCGCCGAAGAAGCGGATCAATGGCTACGCGACAATG GAGTCCTTCCATTAGACAGCGGCCCAAGTGCTGCCGCTATTGTTTCATCGGAAGTGGATCCATCTATTCCGGCCCGCCCACCGAGAAGGCGAGAACGCAAGAAGAGTACACCGCCGTCACCGAAATTAACGAGCAACGGTCTTCCACCCACGCCCAAAGTGCACATGGGCGCTTGCTTTTCGAAAGTGTTTAACGGCTGCCCTCTCGGCATTCATGGAACGGCAACGTGGATCCACCCAGAAACGCGTGACCAACATATTCTTATTGCTGCCGAAGAGGGTCTTTACACTCTCAATCTTAACCAGCTGCATGATGCCTATGTTCACCTGCTCTACCCCCGTCGCACAATTTGGATGGTTGTTGTTAAAG ATGTCCTAATGACTTTATCGGGGAAGACGCCGCATCTATATCGACATGAACTAATTGCGCTATTTAGTCAAGCTCATACTCGACACGGAAATCGCTTTCCACTTGATCGCTTGCTAGTCCCTCGTCGCTTGTCGCCGTCTCAACGTGTACCCGAAACGAGAAACTGCCTTCGGGCTTGTGTTGGCAAAAATCCGTATAACGGATATCGCTACCTTTGCGCCGCAACGCCAAACGGTATCTTTTTGATGCAGTGGTATGATCCGCTGAACAAATTTATGCTTCTCAAGgtattactttttgttgttgtatctATTCGTGGAATATTTGATAAATCAGttttgtattcatttttttttacattgcaGCACTATGAATGCCGATTACCCCATCCACTCACAGAATTTGAAATGCTGATGAGCCCCGACATGGAATATCCA CTTCTGTGTGTTGGGGTGCGAAGAGGATATTCTTCTGATTTGCGTCTTAACGTTGTACGTTTGACGGCCACCGAAGCCTTCCTGGATGATGGCAGTGTACCCGAAGATATTGATG GTTTGGCCACTGTCTTGCCAAATCGAGAGGCAATGGATGTAGTCTGCGTGACGCCATTGGATAAAGAGTCTATTCTAGTAGCACACGACTCAATCGTCCAAGTGGTAGATATGCAAGGTCAAGCCACAAAAACGCGTTCGATGAAAAGTAGTGCCCCCATCAAATTTAGCTTTCGCATCGAAGCTGTTG tttGCCTGTCTGATAGTATTTTAGCTTTCCATCGCTATGGCATGCAGGGACGTTCGCTTCGCGATGGAACAGTCACGCAAGAGATAACCGATCAGTCAAGAATATATCGGCTTCTTGGATCAGACAA GGTTGTTGTGCTCTCGAGTCGCTCAAGTTATCAAGATGGAAATTCTACTTCGGATGAAGGAGTTAATTTGCATGTTTTAACAGGCCACGAAGCCACGTATTGA
- the LOC116932806 gene encoding mitogen-activated protein kinase kinase kinase kinase 5 isoform X5, with product MSGSASPGISRRNPQDEYELVQRIGSGTYGDVYKAKRLVTTEWAAIKVIKLEPGDDFTIIQQEILMMKDCQHPNIVAYYGSYLRRDKLWICMEYCGGGSLQDIYHISGALTESQIALMCKETLQGLAYLHSRGKMHRDVKGANILLTDNGDVKLADFGVSAQITATLGKRRSFIGTPYWMAPEVAAVERKGGYDQQCDIWAVGITAIELAELQPPMFDLHPMRALFLMSKSGFKPPVLKEKAKWSADFHNFVKVALTKNPKKRPPAVRLLQHSFLQGNHLNRRLAMELLQQVQSPHTPLRSDSLTEADEDLAIGAAPQRIASKRTKSELFKDDVVLDPSGASGSPAEELWPNSNGAAHHYDVASAWMDNDAANEELHRATLPMSSSREITSAELEDKTATLTLDGAEEADQWLRDNGVLPLDSGPSAAAIVSSEVDPSIPARPPRRRERKKSTPPSPKLTSNGLPPTPKVHMGACFSKVFNGCPLGIHGTATWIHPETRDQHILIAAEEGLYTLNLNQLHDAYVHLLYPRRTIWMVVVKDVLMTLSGKTPHLYRHELIALFSQAHTRHGNRFPLDRLLVPRRLSPSQRVPETRNCLRACVGKNPYNGYRYLCAATPNGIFLMQWYDPLNKFMLLKHYECRLPHPLTEFEMLMSPDMEYPLLCVGVRRGYSSDLRLNVVRLTATEAFLDDGSVPEDIDGLATVLPNREAMDVVCVTPLDKESILVAHDSIVQVVDMQGQATKTRSMKSSAPIKFSFRIEAVVCLSDSILAFHRYGMQGRSLRDGTVTQEITDQSRIYRLLGSDKVVVLSSRSSYQDGNSTSDEGVNLHVLTGHEATY from the exons ATGAGTGGATCAGCATCGCCAGGCATTAGTCGGAGGAATCCCCAAGATGAATATGAACTGGTTCAGCgtatag GTAGCGGCACATATGGTGATGTCTATAAA GCTAAAAGACTGGTGACAACTGAATGGGCTGCTATCAAAGTAATTAAGCTAGAGCCAG GTGATGATTTCACAATCATTCAACAGGAAATCTTAATGATGAAAGACTGCCAGCATCCAAACATCGTAGCTTACTATGGAAGCTATCTACGTAGGGACAAATTGTGGATTTGCATGGAATACTGTGGAGGTGGATCATTGCAAGATATTTACCATA TATCAGGCGCATTAACCGAAAGCCAAATTGCTTTAATGTGCAAAGAAACATTACAGGGATTGGCTTATCTTCATTCCCGGGGGAAAATGCACAGAGACGTTAAG ggggccaATATCCTTTTAACGGATAATGGTGATGTAAAATTAGCCGACTTTGGGGTCTCTGCCCAAATCACTGCAACTTTGGGGAAGCGCAGGTCCTTTATTGGGACACCGTATTGGATGGCGCCGGAG GTGGCTGCCGTCGAAAGGAAAGGGGGCTACGATCAGCAGTGTGATATTTGGGCTGTTGGTATCACTGCCATCGAATTGGCAGAGTTACAACCGCCCATGTTTGATCTGCACCCGATGAGAGCCCTCTTCCTCATGTCAAAGAGTGGCTTCAAGCCGCCAGTTCTTAAAGAGAAAGCCAAATGGTCTGCTGATTTCCATAACTTTGTTAAAGTTGCATTGACAAAGAATCCCAAAAAGCGACCGCCTGCCGTTCGTCTCTTGCAGCATTCATTTCTACAGG GAAACCATTTGAATCGTCGATTAGCAATGGAATTATTACAACAGGTACAAAGCCCACACACTCCCCTGCGTTCGGATAGCTTGACCGAGGCGGATGAAGACCTGGCCATTGGCGCAGCTCCGCAACGCATCGCGTCCAAACGAACGAAATCGGAATTGTTTA AAGATGACGTAGTACTCGATCCCTCTGGCGCTTCCGGTTCGCCGGCCGAAGAGCTGTGGCCCAATTCCAATGGAGCAGCCCACCATTATGATGTCGCATCAGCCTGGATGGACAATGACGCCGCAAATGAAGAACTTCACAG AGCAACACTGCCCATGTCTTCGTCGCGTGAAATAACCTCGGCTGAATTGGAAGACAAAACGGCCACGTTAACGTTGGACGGCGCCGAAGAAGCGGATCAATGGCTACGCGACAATG GAGTCCTTCCATTAGACAGCGGCCCAAGTGCTGCCGCTATTGTTTCATCGGAAGTGGATCCATCTATTCCGGCCCGCCCACCGAGAAGGCGAGAACGCAAGAAGAGTACACCGCCGTCACCGAAATTAACGAGCAACGGTCTTCCACCCACGCCCAAAGTGCACATGGGCGCTTGCTTTTCGAAAGTGTTTAACGGCTGCCCTCTCGGCATTCATGGAACGGCAACGTGGATCCACCCAGAAACGCGTGACCAACATATTCTTATTGCTGCCGAAGAGGGTCTTTACACTCTCAATCTTAACCAGCTGCATGATGCCTATGTTCACCTGCTCTACCCCCGTCGCACAATTTGGATGGTTGTTGTTAAAG ATGTCCTAATGACTTTATCGGGGAAGACGCCGCATCTATATCGACATGAACTAATTGCGCTATTTAGTCAAGCTCATACTCGACACGGAAATCGCTTTCCACTTGATCGCTTGCTAGTCCCTCGTCGCTTGTCGCCGTCTCAACGTGTACCCGAAACGAGAAACTGCCTTCGGGCTTGTGTTGGCAAAAATCCGTATAACGGATATCGCTACCTTTGCGCCGCAACGCCAAACGGTATCTTTTTGATGCAGTGGTATGATCCGCTGAACAAATTTATGCTTCTCAAG CACTATGAATGCCGATTACCCCATCCACTCACAGAATTTGAAATGCTGATGAGCCCCGACATGGAATATCCA CTTCTGTGTGTTGGGGTGCGAAGAGGATATTCTTCTGATTTGCGTCTTAACGTTGTACGTTTGACGGCCACCGAAGCCTTCCTGGATGATGGCAGTGTACCCGAAGATATTGATG GTTTGGCCACTGTCTTGCCAAATCGAGAGGCAATGGATGTAGTCTGCGTGACGCCATTGGATAAAGAGTCTATTCTAGTAGCACACGACTCAATCGTCCAAGTGGTAGATATGCAAGGTCAAGCCACAAAAACGCGTTCGATGAAAAGTAGTGCCCCCATCAAATTTAGCTTTCGCATCGAAGCTGTTG tttGCCTGTCTGATAGTATTTTAGCTTTCCATCGCTATGGCATGCAGGGACGTTCGCTTCGCGATGGAACAGTCACGCAAGAGATAACCGATCAGTCAAGAATATATCGGCTTCTTGGATCAGACAA GGTTGTTGTGCTCTCGAGTCGCTCAAGTTATCAAGATGGAAATTCTACTTCGGATGAAGGAGTTAATTTGCATGTTTTAACAGGCCACGAAGCCACGTATTGA
- the LOC116932806 gene encoding mitogen-activated protein kinase kinase kinase kinase 5 isoform X1, protein MSGSASPGISRRNPQDEYELVQRIGSGTYGDVYKAKRLVTTEWAAIKVIKLEPGDDFTIIQQEILMMKDCQHPNIVAYYGSYLRRDKLWICMEYCGGGSLQDIYHISGALTESQIALMCKETLQGLAYLHSRGKMHRDVKGANILLTDNGDVKLADFGVSAQITATLGKRRSFIGTPYWMAPEVAAVERKGGYDQQCDIWAVGITAIELAELQPPMFDLHPMRALFLMSKSGFKPPVLKEKAKWSADFHNFVKVALTKNPKKRPPAVRLLQHSFLQGNHLNRRLAMELLQQVQSPHTPLRSDSLTEADEDLAIGAAPQRIASKRTKSELFKDDVVLDPSGASGSPAEELWPNSNGAAHHYDVASAWMDNDAANEELHRTLLQNIEEELKARGLATASPPLDPYSSQATLPMSSSREITSAELEDKTATLTLDGAEEADQWLRDNGVLPLDSGPSAAAIVSSEVDPSIPARPPRRRERKKSTPPSPKLTSNGLPPTPKVHMGACFSKVFNGCPLGIHGTATWIHPETRDQHILIAAEEGLYTLNLNQLHDAYVHLLYPRRTIWMVVVKDVLMTLSGKTPHLYRHELIALFSQAHTRHGNRFPLDRLLVPRRLSPSQRVPETRNCLRACVGKNPYNGYRYLCAATPNGIFLMQWYDPLNKFMLLKVLLFVVVSIRGIFDKSVLYSFFFTLQHYECRLPHPLTEFEMLMSPDMEYPLLCVGVRRGYSSDLRLNVVRLTATEAFLDDGSVPEDIDGLATVLPNREAMDVVCVTPLDKESILVAHDSIVQVVDMQGQATKTRSMKSSAPIKFSFRIEAVVCLSDSILAFHRYGMQGRSLRDGTVTQEITDQSRIYRLLGSDKVVVLSSRSSYQDGNSTSDEGVNLHVLTGHEATY, encoded by the exons ATGAGTGGATCAGCATCGCCAGGCATTAGTCGGAGGAATCCCCAAGATGAATATGAACTGGTTCAGCgtatag GTAGCGGCACATATGGTGATGTCTATAAA GCTAAAAGACTGGTGACAACTGAATGGGCTGCTATCAAAGTAATTAAGCTAGAGCCAG GTGATGATTTCACAATCATTCAACAGGAAATCTTAATGATGAAAGACTGCCAGCATCCAAACATCGTAGCTTACTATGGAAGCTATCTACGTAGGGACAAATTGTGGATTTGCATGGAATACTGTGGAGGTGGATCATTGCAAGATATTTACCATA TATCAGGCGCATTAACCGAAAGCCAAATTGCTTTAATGTGCAAAGAAACATTACAGGGATTGGCTTATCTTCATTCCCGGGGGAAAATGCACAGAGACGTTAAG ggggccaATATCCTTTTAACGGATAATGGTGATGTAAAATTAGCCGACTTTGGGGTCTCTGCCCAAATCACTGCAACTTTGGGGAAGCGCAGGTCCTTTATTGGGACACCGTATTGGATGGCGCCGGAG GTGGCTGCCGTCGAAAGGAAAGGGGGCTACGATCAGCAGTGTGATATTTGGGCTGTTGGTATCACTGCCATCGAATTGGCAGAGTTACAACCGCCCATGTTTGATCTGCACCCGATGAGAGCCCTCTTCCTCATGTCAAAGAGTGGCTTCAAGCCGCCAGTTCTTAAAGAGAAAGCCAAATGGTCTGCTGATTTCCATAACTTTGTTAAAGTTGCATTGACAAAGAATCCCAAAAAGCGACCGCCTGCCGTTCGTCTCTTGCAGCATTCATTTCTACAGG GAAACCATTTGAATCGTCGATTAGCAATGGAATTATTACAACAGGTACAAAGCCCACACACTCCCCTGCGTTCGGATAGCTTGACCGAGGCGGATGAAGACCTGGCCATTGGCGCAGCTCCGCAACGCATCGCGTCCAAACGAACGAAATCGGAATTGTTTA AAGATGACGTAGTACTCGATCCCTCTGGCGCTTCCGGTTCGCCGGCCGAAGAGCTGTGGCCCAATTCCAATGGAGCAGCCCACCATTATGATGTCGCATCAGCCTGGATGGACAATGACGCCGCAAATGAAGAACTTCACAG GACCTTATTGCAGAACATTGAGGAGGAACTCAAGGCAAG AGGCTTGGCAACAGCTAGTCCTCCGTTGGATCCCTACTCTTCGCA AGCAACACTGCCCATGTCTTCGTCGCGTGAAATAACCTCGGCTGAATTGGAAGACAAAACGGCCACGTTAACGTTGGACGGCGCCGAAGAAGCGGATCAATGGCTACGCGACAATG GAGTCCTTCCATTAGACAGCGGCCCAAGTGCTGCCGCTATTGTTTCATCGGAAGTGGATCCATCTATTCCGGCCCGCCCACCGAGAAGGCGAGAACGCAAGAAGAGTACACCGCCGTCACCGAAATTAACGAGCAACGGTCTTCCACCCACGCCCAAAGTGCACATGGGCGCTTGCTTTTCGAAAGTGTTTAACGGCTGCCCTCTCGGCATTCATGGAACGGCAACGTGGATCCACCCAGAAACGCGTGACCAACATATTCTTATTGCTGCCGAAGAGGGTCTTTACACTCTCAATCTTAACCAGCTGCATGATGCCTATGTTCACCTGCTCTACCCCCGTCGCACAATTTGGATGGTTGTTGTTAAAG ATGTCCTAATGACTTTATCGGGGAAGACGCCGCATCTATATCGACATGAACTAATTGCGCTATTTAGTCAAGCTCATACTCGACACGGAAATCGCTTTCCACTTGATCGCTTGCTAGTCCCTCGTCGCTTGTCGCCGTCTCAACGTGTACCCGAAACGAGAAACTGCCTTCGGGCTTGTGTTGGCAAAAATCCGTATAACGGATATCGCTACCTTTGCGCCGCAACGCCAAACGGTATCTTTTTGATGCAGTGGTATGATCCGCTGAACAAATTTATGCTTCTCAAGgtattactttttgttgttgtatctATTCGTGGAATATTTGATAAATCAGttttgtattcatttttttttacattgcaGCACTATGAATGCCGATTACCCCATCCACTCACAGAATTTGAAATGCTGATGAGCCCCGACATGGAATATCCA CTTCTGTGTGTTGGGGTGCGAAGAGGATATTCTTCTGATTTGCGTCTTAACGTTGTACGTTTGACGGCCACCGAAGCCTTCCTGGATGATGGCAGTGTACCCGAAGATATTGATG GTTTGGCCACTGTCTTGCCAAATCGAGAGGCAATGGATGTAGTCTGCGTGACGCCATTGGATAAAGAGTCTATTCTAGTAGCACACGACTCAATCGTCCAAGTGGTAGATATGCAAGGTCAAGCCACAAAAACGCGTTCGATGAAAAGTAGTGCCCCCATCAAATTTAGCTTTCGCATCGAAGCTGTTG tttGCCTGTCTGATAGTATTTTAGCTTTCCATCGCTATGGCATGCAGGGACGTTCGCTTCGCGATGGAACAGTCACGCAAGAGATAACCGATCAGTCAAGAATATATCGGCTTCTTGGATCAGACAA GGTTGTTGTGCTCTCGAGTCGCTCAAGTTATCAAGATGGAAATTCTACTTCGGATGAAGGAGTTAATTTGCATGTTTTAACAGGCCACGAAGCCACGTATTGA